The Microterricola viridarii nucleotide sequence CTCCGCCGGCATCGGGGCACAGAGGAAGCCGCTGGTGTTGCGCACCATCCAGGCGATCCACTCCTGGCTGGCCAGCTCGGCGGCGAGGATGGCGTCGCCCTCGTTCTCGCGGCCCTCGTCGTCGGCGACGATCACGGGCCGACCCGCGCGCAGCGCCTCGAGAACCTCGGGCATGGTGGACAGGCTCATGAGTTGCTCCTCACTGGGGTAGCGGCGTTCTGTAGTGCGAACATTCGTGCAACGTGGCGGGCGAGGATGTCGGTCTCGATGTTGACCGTGTCGCCGACGACGCGCTGGCCGAGAGTCGTCGCGGTGAGCGTCTCGGGGATCAGCGATACCTCGAACCACTGCTCGGCCTCCTCGGCCGGGCTGACGTTGCTCACGGTGAGCGAGACACCGTCGACGGCGATCGAGCCCTTGTCGACGACGAGCGGGGCGTGCTCGGCGTCCAGGCTGAACCGCACGACCCGCCAGGCGCTGCCCGGCGTGATCGCCAGCACCGTCGCGGTGCCGTCGATGTGGCCCTGCACGATGTGCCCGCCGAGGCGGCCGTTGACCGCGGCCGCGCGCTCGAGGTTGACGGCCGTGCCCTGCACGGCGCCGCCCAGGGTGCTCATGGCCAGCGTCTGCGCCATGACGTCGACGGTGAAGGAGTCGGCGTCGCTGCCCACGACTGTCAGGCAGACCCCGCTGACGGCGATGGAGTCGCCGTGCCCGGCGTCGCTGACG carries:
- a CDS encoding riboflavin synthase translates to MFTGIIEELGRIERIERTSDAARITVRGPLVVSDAGHGDSIAVSGVCLTVVGSDADSFTVDVMAQTLAMSTLGGAVQGTAVNLERAAAVNGRLGGHIVQGHIDGTATVLAITPGSAWRVVRFSLDAEHAPLVVDKGSIAVDGVSLTVSNVSPAEEAEQWFEVSLIPETLTATTLGQRVVGDTVNIETDILARHVARMFALQNAATPVRSNS